One Nicotiana sylvestris chromosome 12, ASM39365v2, whole genome shotgun sequence genomic window carries:
- the LOC138883906 gene encoding uncharacterized protein gives MPSHTKSMLEEAQASKEKSKETMSGPDDALNMLFDGMDVSALEDYSELGHLEVPKKTCHRERASVFHHESFLRSRLEIIQLEFELKEQVQKKDMYRALSEKQGEALKDFPILRDELEKVQEKIDLIDQLQDEMDEVMTMAEAMKGMMDLLALEKEAIKEELASVEDQLRVANGKADKWSRLNDELLAQLNSTVMEQDALGQEYTALKSKLEATLIDSS, from the exons ATGCCATCTCACACAAAGTCCATGCTCGAAGAGGCTCAAGCTAGTAAAGAGAAATCAAAAGAGACAATGTCGGGCCCAGATGATGCCCTTAACATGTTATTCGACGGCATGGATGTAAGCGCATTAGAGGACTACTCCGAGCTTGGTCACTTGGAGGTCCCAAAAAAGACGTGTCATCGGGAGCGG GCTTCGGTGTTTCATCATGAAAGCTTCCTTCGGTCCCGCTTGGAAATCATCCAACTAGAGTTCGAGCTCAAAGAGCAAGTCCAGAAGAAGGACATGTACAGGGCTCTTAGTGAAAAACAAGGCGAGGCCCTCAAGGACTTCCCAATTCTCCGAGACGAGCTGGAAAAA GTCCAAGAGAAGATAGACTTGATTGACCAGCTTCAGGACGAGATGGATGAGGTCATGACCATGGCTGAGGCGATGAAGGGCATGATGGACCTGCTGGCTTTAGAAAAAGAGGCTATAAAAGAGGAGCTAGCATCGGTCGAGGACCAACTCCGGGTGGCAAATGGAAAGGCCGACAAATGGTCACGGCTGAATGATGAACTCCTAGCACAACTAAACTCAACCGTCATGGAACAGGATGCCCTCGGGCAGGAATACACTGCATTGAAGTCCAAATTGGAAGCAACTTTGATTGATTCCTCCTAA
- the LOC104234521 gene encoding proteasome subunit alpha type-4-like, with translation MSRRYDSRTTIFSPEGRLYQVEYAMEAIGNAGSAIGILAKDGVVLVGEKKVTSKLLQTSTSTEKMYKIDDHVACAVAGIMSDANILINTARVQAQRYTYAYQEPMPVEQLVQSLCDTKQGYTQFGGLRPFGVSFLFAGWDKNYGFQLYMSDPSGNYGGWKAAAIGANNQPAQSMLKQDYKDDITREEAVQLVLKVLSKTMDSTSLTSEKLELAEVFQTNGKVKYHVHSPESLNRLLLQYGLTQPAPEN, from the coding sequence ATGTCAAGAAGATATGATAGTCGCACAACTATCTTCTCCCCAGAAGGTCGTTTATATCAGGTTGAATATGCAATGGAAGCTATTGGAAATGCAGGAAGTGCAATAGGTATCTTAGCTAAAGATGGTGTGGTGTTGGTAGGTGAAAAGAAGGTAACTTCAAAGCTTCTTCAGACTTCAACATCCACTGAGAAGATGTACAAGATTGACGACCATGTTGCCTGTGCTGTGGCTGGAATAATGTCAGATGCCAACATCCTTATCAACACTGCTAGAGTTCAAGCTCAACGCTATACCTATGCTTATCAAGAACCAATGCCTGTTGAACAGCTAGTTCAGTCTCTGTGCGACACCAAGCAAGGCTATACACAGTTTGGTGGACTTCGCCCATTTGGTGTTTCATTTCTTTTTGCAGGCTGGGATAAGAACTATGGTTTTCAACTGTACATGAGTGATCCAAGCGGCAATTATGGTGGTTGGAAAGCTGCAGCAATTGGGGCTAACAATCAACCAGCACAGTCAATGCTGAAGCAGGACTACAAGGATGACATCACAAGGGAGGAAGCTGTTCAACTTGTTCTGAAGGTGCTTAGTAAGACTATGGATAGCACTAGTCTTACGTCAGAGAAGCTTGAACTGGCAGAGGTATTCCAAACCAATGGTAAAGTCAAATACCACGTGCACTCACCGGAATCCTTGAACAGGTTACTCCTACAGTATGGATTGACCCAACCTGCTCCGGAGAATTAG